The Glycine soja cultivar W05 chromosome 19, ASM419377v2, whole genome shotgun sequence genomic sequence TTCATagagaaaaaatgataaataataatttgtttacaGGCAAGGTTCTGATGACTTTCAATTTCAACGAAAGAAGGGTgtaaatgaaacaagttccaGCCTTTGATGCCTTTCAACACAAACAACAGACTGTTAAACAAATGACCTCAGCCAGACAAATCAAATGAAATTAAGTTTGTTCATGCTAAAAGTTTGCTATAGGATATGTTTTAACTTAATAAATTCATGATTGAATCTCTTATTTACTCCTATTCTATTAATTATCATCACTCATAATTCCCTAAGTTAGCCACGTGCAATCTATTAAAATGCCTCTTCAAGTGGGCCCTTTTCATCCCTGCAAATACTGAAGAGGCTAAGAAACTCTAAATAGATCAGTAAAGGGATCAAGTAGCTCAACCATACGAAATAattttaccaataaaaaaatactttgaaagATAAGTAACCAGACAAATAGTACTagacaaaaaaaactaaacacatTCAAAACATTTCATACCCTGATAACGAACGGGACCTTGACCTTGAGCGAGAACGAGAGGGAGATCTTGATGGAGATTTAGCAGGTGAACGCTGTGAAGACTTTCCTTTTGGAGATTTAGCAGGTGAACGCTGTGAAGACTTTCCTTTTGGAGATTTGCTGCATAAATACAAGAAATTgattgagaaaaaaatcaaCAGTTTAACAATGAATCTTAATATAaggaatgatttttaatttaaaatacatattgCAAAGACCTTTGGCTCCGGTCCCGACTGTAACTATGGCTACGGCTACGACTGCGGCTATAGCTCCTTCCTCTAGAATGAGATGGGCCATGACTAGGACTTCTAGAAGAATCCCGCCTTGAATCATATTCCCTCACCTAAATGgagataaagagaaaaatatcagtATAAGTAACATGcactacaaaataaataaatcaaaatatcaaattcaTGACATACCCGAACATATCCCTTGGAAAATGCATTCCGGAACTCAGAGTCATCAAGCTTCTTAATCTGCAGCAAAGCAAAATACCAGAATTGAAAGTTATTTAGGTATTTATTAGAGATGACATTGTGCAAAGCttcctttaaaataaataaatagtccATAGATGTAAATAAGTAACTCACAGCATATTTCATATCATCATAATTTGTGTAATCCACAATACCGGTAGTACCTGCAAGCCAATAATTATACATCAAAGAATCCAGCAGACAATATAAACTaaaatctaacaaaaaaaaaactcagacTCTTTGTAAATACTCAAATGCCATCTCTCAAAAAAAGAATCGAGACAAGAGAAGAAAGGACTAAGGAGGCAGAAAAATAGAGCAGTTTAAAAACTGATAAACTACCAATACATTCAAGCAATAGAGTATTATTAAGAACCAGAAACTTCATCCAAATATTCTGTACCCCTTCCATCATGAAAAACTTGAGAAAAGCAAACATCCCCTGCCTTGCGCATGTGATCCTGCATTTAAAGAAAATCAGTGTTTTGAGACAATTTATCCATAAACTCCCTAAAAATAATCTGAAAGAACTGAAATGAAGACAACTCTGTTTAACAACTCACCTTAAGATCCTGCCAGGATGCCGAAGAGGGCAATCCAGTGACTAGAACTGCAAAAGGATATACGAAAAATTTAGGAGCACACCCAAATAgtcctaataaaattaataactattcCAAATATCTACACACCACGATATTCAGAGCGCCTAGATACCCCACGTCCACCTCGGCCATTGCTGTGACTATTGTGCCgatcttttgaggatgaatgACCACGCCCACCATGGGCAGGCTCCACCTATAAAGATTCAAGTTAAACAGTCTTGGTGAGTTATTTTCAGTCATCTTACTAATTGGCCACCCTAAATACGCTATACCAGGATAACCACTATTGTGCAGTCTAGAAAACAATatacataatttataattttatatcatacacataaaaactgaaaaatagaaaaatacacaaaattaaAGAGCAGGTGAAAAGgtttgaaagattaaaaaaaaacaataattgatCATAATTGAAAAGGTTTAAATCAAAATTGGGACAGAGTTTTAAAAGACAATAATCGATAGAGGCACggggtaaaaaaaatatacaattattttaaaagacagTAATAGATAGGGGGCATTACTGCATAAAACTGAATTGATAGTTGAGTCATTACCAAAGACTAAAGAAGGGGggctaaaaaaattaacaaaattttacaaaaccATAATTAGTTGCATACAAAAAACAAATCCTTTTCCTTTGAAGAGACAATAATTGATGAAGGAGGTGGTAGAGAGGGGGAATGTGTGCATAACTGAACAGTTTTATactttaaatgatgaaaaatagattatataaacagataagaaaaaagatacaaaattcaaaaaaaaaatctgaaatggTAATCGCCCCTGATTCAAGTgcaattgaaaaaggaaaaaaatgattttatcagAAAATGGCAATCGTGCCCAGTTCCATGCAAAGCTAACGCAATCTTCCAAAATATATGGCTGCAACCATTGCTATCATGAACCTGAGTCACACCACAGAATCACGTTGCACAAGCTTCAAAACCACTAACACTTTTCACATTTCACTGCTAACGCAGCGCTATTAACTACTTAACTTAGATTAAAGCATGTAGTTGTAAGATATAACCAACCCGTAACCGGTGGCCATCAAAATCATAGCCATCACGACCACGAATTGCATCCTCAGCATCTTGAGCATCTTCAAACTGCAATAATCAGTCATCAATCAGGATAGAGGGTGGAAAAAATGGAATTTTATGACAAACtgaatggctccaaactcacCTCTACAAATGCATAACCAGGTGGTCTTGGGGGAACCTTTAGGTCGATGTGTGTTATGTGTCCGTACTACAAAGTGAAATTTATGCATAAACAACAACCAACTTCATAATTATGAAAGAGTGAAAGAACCAACATTTGCACTAAACATTAATCACATGGTACATACAACAGAAAATCATTAACAGTCACATGTACATATCAGGAGCACATTCAACCTAAAATGTCCTAAAGGGGACCATGAAAAATGGTATCTTACTGCAATTACCATTCATTGCTATACCTTAATTTTAACCCACCACCTTAACCGTAAGCATTGATCACTTAAGCCCACAATCACTTTAGTCCCTTGACTTCACAATACCCTCACAATAGTCCCTCCCTATGAAGCACAGACACTCCAGTCCCTTGCCGTGTCTGTGTCCGACACGCGTCCGTGTCAGTGTCCGACACGACACCCGTACTACGTtctatattttggacattacaGGTGTCCACGTGTCCGTGTCGTGTCCAGTGTCCGTGTCGGTGTTGGTGCTTCATAGGTCCCTCCTGACTTGGCAAAACAtcattcacttgagttgttttAACTACATTTTTCATTGACATTAAAGACAAAAGTGAATGACATTTTACAAAAGTCAAGAACCAAAGTGATGACTTGCAAAGTCATAGCTTACAATCTTAGGGACTAAAATGGAGTTCACTCCCCACTTTAACAAATATAAACCAAACGAACTCCTCAAATAACAGAAGAATGGAAATGTAGGTATAGATCATAGCAAGCAAATGACTTTCAATCCCAAATACATGTAATATTAATCCCAAACGAAACCCTTATCTAGTTAGGTGTAACC encodes the following:
- the LOC114399808 gene encoding serine/arginine-rich-splicing factor SR34-like isoform X1, whose protein sequence is MSRRSSRTVYVGNLPGDIREREVEDLFLKYGHITHIDLKVPPRPPGYAFVEFEDAQDAEDAIRGRDGYDFDGHRLRVEPAHGGRGHSSSKDRHNSHSNGRGGRGVSRRSEYRVLVTGLPSSASWQDLKDHMRKAGDVCFSQVFHDGRGTTGIVDYTNYDDMKYAIKKLDDSEFRNAFSKGYVRVREYDSRRDSSRSPSHGPSHSRGRSYSRSRSRSHSYSRDRSQSKSPKGKSSQRSPAKSPKGKSSQRSPAKSPSRSPSRSRSRSRSRSLSGSRSRSRSPLPPRNKSPKKRSASRSPSRSRSRSKSLSR
- the LOC114399808 gene encoding serine/arginine-rich-splicing factor SR34-like isoform X2, translated to MSRRSSRTVYVGNLPGDIREREVEDLFLKYGHITHIDLKVPPRPPGYAFVEFEDAQDAEDAIRGRDGYDFDGHRLRVEPAHGGRGHSSSKDRHNSHSNGRGGRGVSRRSEYRVLVTGLPSSASWQDLKDHMRKAGDVCFSQVFHDGRGTTGIVDYTNYDDMKYAIKKLDDSEFRNAFSKGYVRVREYDSRRDSSRSPSHGPSHSRGRSYSRSRSRSHSYSRDRSQSKSPKGKSSQRSPAKSPKGKSSQRSPAKSPSRSPSRSRSRSRSRSLSGSRSRSRSPLPPRNKSPKKRSASRSPSRSRSRSKSKL